The following are encoded in a window of Amycolatopsis lexingtonensis genomic DNA:
- a CDS encoding ATP-binding protein translates to MTDPLPPGAPAPAASFHRRTPAIAGRLPDLREALTEWLRALGLSEERQEDIVLAGYEAMANSAEHAYRDRELGPIDVWAEALAGRLTVTVTDYGTWRPPAATNGLRGRGLLLIDSLADQSAKVHREDGTTVTMTWLLDGG, encoded by the coding sequence GTGACGGACCCCCTCCCCCCGGGAGCCCCCGCCCCCGCGGCGTCGTTCCACCGGCGAACCCCCGCGATCGCCGGCCGCCTGCCGGACCTGCGCGAGGCGCTGACCGAGTGGCTGCGCGCGCTCGGCCTGAGCGAGGAACGGCAGGAGGACATCGTGCTGGCCGGGTACGAGGCGATGGCCAACTCGGCCGAACACGCCTACCGCGACCGCGAGCTGGGCCCGATCGACGTCTGGGCCGAAGCACTGGCCGGGCGGCTGACGGTGACGGTCACGGACTACGGCACCTGGCGGCCACCGGCGGCGACGAACGGGCTGCGGGGCCGTGGCCTGCTGCTGATCGACTCGCTCGCCGACCAGAGCGCGAAGGTGCACCGGGAGGACGGCACGACGGTCACGATGACCTGGTTGCTCGACGGGGGCTGA
- a CDS encoding histidine phosphatase family protein: MSVDLEWVAVLRHGQSTGNVAREEAESAGADVIDIAERDADVPLTELGREQAGAAGEFFAERPPDLVVTSTYRRAWDTARLATPHGIPIVPDERLRDRELGVLDLLTSHGVRERWPDELRRKRRLGKFYYRPPGGESWADVVLRLRSLLNELSAEHAGKRVLLAAHEMTVFGLRYLLEGLPEPDLLRAADATEVPNGSVTSWERDRDGGFTMVLAQEVGHLHATDTPPTADDDAARQLS; this comes from the coding sequence GTGAGCGTCGACTTGGAGTGGGTGGCCGTGCTGCGGCACGGGCAGAGCACCGGGAACGTGGCCCGGGAAGAAGCGGAGTCGGCCGGGGCGGACGTGATCGACATCGCCGAGCGCGACGCCGACGTCCCGCTGACGGAACTGGGCCGGGAACAGGCCGGGGCCGCGGGGGAGTTCTTCGCCGAGCGCCCACCGGATCTCGTGGTCACGTCCACTTACCGCCGCGCGTGGGACACCGCCCGGCTGGCCACGCCCCACGGGATCCCGATCGTGCCCGACGAACGGCTGCGCGACCGCGAACTGGGCGTCCTGGATCTGCTGACTTCCCACGGCGTCCGCGAGCGGTGGCCCGACGAACTGCGGCGCAAGCGGCGGCTGGGCAAGTTCTACTACCGCCCGCCGGGCGGTGAGTCCTGGGCCGACGTCGTGCTGCGGCTGCGTTCCCTGCTGAACGAGCTGAGCGCGGAGCACGCCGGAAAGCGCGTTCTGCTGGCGGCGCACGAGATGACCGTCTTCGGGCTGCGCTACCTCCTCGAAGGCCTGCCGGAGCCCGACCTGCTCCGCGCCGCCGACGCGACCGAAGTCCCCAACGGCTCGGTGACGTCCTGGGAGCGCGACCGCGACGGCGGGTTCACCATGGTGCTCGCCCAGGAGGTCGGCCACCTGCACGCCACCGACACCCCGCCGACGGCGGACGACGATGCCGCGCGACAGCTTTCCTGA
- a CDS encoding SDR family oxidoreductase — translation MKTVLITGASSGIGHATALRLAREGHHVVLGARREDRLTALAKEIHDAGGTADVHRLDVTDRAEVAAFADAAVEAHGRLDVFVANAGVMPLSRLDSLHVEEWDRMIDVNIRGLLHGIAAALPHFRRQGGGHFVTIASTGAHEVVPTAAVYCGTKYAARAITEGLRLEADPGIRVTTVSPGVVGSELADTITEPGAREAMRTYRAVTMAPDTIAGAISYAIGQPDGVDVNEIVVRPTAQR, via the coding sequence ATGAAGACCGTGCTCATCACCGGAGCCAGCAGCGGCATCGGGCACGCCACCGCGCTGCGCCTGGCCCGCGAAGGCCACCACGTCGTACTCGGCGCCCGGCGCGAAGACCGCTTGACCGCGCTGGCGAAGGAGATCCACGACGCCGGCGGCACCGCCGACGTGCACCGCCTGGACGTCACCGACCGCGCCGAGGTCGCCGCGTTCGCCGACGCCGCCGTCGAAGCGCACGGACGGCTCGACGTCTTCGTCGCCAACGCGGGCGTGATGCCGTTGTCGCGGTTGGACTCCCTGCACGTCGAGGAGTGGGACCGGATGATCGACGTGAACATCCGGGGCCTGCTGCACGGGATCGCGGCGGCCCTGCCGCACTTCCGGCGCCAAGGCGGCGGGCACTTCGTGACAATCGCCTCCACCGGCGCGCACGAAGTGGTGCCGACGGCCGCGGTCTACTGCGGCACCAAGTACGCGGCACGGGCGATCACCGAAGGCCTGCGCCTCGAAGCCGATCCCGGCATCCGCGTCACGACGGTCTCCCCCGGCGTCGTCGGGTCCGAACTGGCCGACACCATCACCGAACCGGGCGCGCGGGAGGCGATGCGCACCTACCGCGCGGTGACGATGGCGCCGGACACCATCGCCGGCGCGATCTCCTACGCGATCGGGCAGCCGGACGGCGTCGACGTCAACGAGATCGTCGTGCGGCCGACCGCGCAGCGGTGA
- a CDS encoding STAS domain-containing protein, translating into MTEHTHTGTASAAVSFGEFGIARTDQDGAVVLEVSGDVDTTTAPALVTAADEVLAAGPPVFVVDLTRVEFLASPGLTALLMIHRNAAAGTSVRIVASGRATLRPIQLTGLEDSLSLFPTREAALAGS; encoded by the coding sequence ATGACGGAGCACACCCATACCGGAACCGCGTCGGCCGCCGTGTCGTTCGGGGAATTCGGCATCGCCCGGACGGACCAGGATGGTGCCGTCGTCCTCGAGGTCTCCGGGGACGTGGACACGACCACGGCGCCCGCGCTCGTGACGGCCGCGGACGAGGTGCTGGCGGCGGGACCGCCGGTGTTCGTGGTCGACCTGACCCGCGTCGAATTCCTCGCTTCCCCGGGCTTGACGGCCTTGCTGATGATCCACCGCAACGCCGCCGCGGGTACTTCGGTGCGGATCGTCGCGTCCGGCCGGGCCACCCTGCGCCCGATCCAGCTGACCGGACTCGAGGACAGCCTCTCGCTGTTCCCGACCCGGGAAGCGGCACTGGCCGGGTCCTGA
- a CDS encoding NAD(P)H-hydrate dehydratase: MPISPALVRDRRIGTGDRGTVLVVGGARTVPGAPGLSGTAALRAGAGTLQLAVAERHASALGVAVPEASVIGLPETASGAIAADAAEQLADVLPGAGSVVVGPGLTGAEETEQLLRRLVPAIAPDARVVLDAFALGALSRAPELAEPLADRLLLTPNRVEAAFLDGCEEKDVDDLETAVRIARRYRGVVLLMGVVAAPDGRTWRDGSGHVGLATSGSGDVLAGLTGGFLARGAGLDQAACWATHVHAVAGQRLIPATGSTGLLARELVAEIPRVIAELER; the protein is encoded by the coding sequence GTGCCGATCAGCCCGGCCCTGGTGCGGGACCGGCGGATCGGCACCGGCGACCGCGGCACGGTGCTCGTCGTCGGCGGTGCACGGACCGTGCCGGGCGCGCCCGGGTTGTCCGGCACCGCCGCCCTGCGCGCCGGGGCGGGCACGCTCCAGCTGGCGGTCGCCGAACGCCACGCGAGCGCGCTCGGCGTCGCGGTGCCCGAGGCTTCGGTGATCGGGCTGCCCGAAACCGCTTCGGGCGCGATCGCCGCCGACGCGGCCGAGCAGCTGGCCGACGTCCTCCCGGGCGCCGGGTCCGTCGTGGTCGGACCCGGCCTGACCGGCGCCGAGGAGACCGAACAGCTGCTGCGGCGGCTGGTTCCCGCCATCGCCCCGGACGCGCGGGTGGTGCTCGACGCGTTCGCGCTCGGCGCGCTGAGCCGGGCGCCGGAGCTGGCCGAGCCGCTGGCGGACCGGCTTCTCCTCACGCCGAACCGGGTCGAAGCGGCCTTCCTGGACGGCTGCGAGGAAAAGGACGTCGACGACCTGGAGACGGCGGTGCGGATCGCCCGCCGCTACCGCGGGGTGGTGCTGCTCATGGGTGTGGTCGCCGCTCCCGACGGCCGCACCTGGCGGGACGGCAGCGGCCACGTCGGGCTCGCGACGTCCGGCAGCGGGGACGTGCTGGCCGGGCTGACCGGCGGGTTCCTCGCCCGGGGCGCCGGCCTCGACCAGGCCGCCTGCTGGGCGACGCACGTCCACGCCGTGGCCGGCCAGCGGCTGATCCCGGCCACCGGCAGCACCGGCCTGCTGGCGCGGGAGCTCGTCGCGGAGATCCCGCGGGTCATCGCCGAGCTGGAGCGCTGA
- a CDS encoding STAS domain-containing protein → MAERDVTGDALGDTIGPAGSVVLEDREGTAVLRVEGALDLALAPKLRQLAERATRSRPALLVIDLTGVTFLASAGMAELVRAHRGQTAAAPLRVVASGRITLRPLELTRLTDELVIYPSLSEALAR, encoded by the coding sequence ATGGCCGAAAGAGACGTGACCGGGGACGCACTCGGCGACACGATCGGTCCGGCGGGATCGGTGGTGCTGGAGGACCGCGAAGGCACCGCGGTGCTGCGCGTCGAAGGCGCGCTCGACCTCGCGCTGGCACCGAAACTCCGCCAATTGGCCGAACGTGCGACCCGGTCGCGCCCCGCGCTGCTCGTCATCGACCTCACCGGCGTCACCTTCCTGGCGTCGGCGGGCATGGCCGAGCTCGTCCGCGCGCACCGCGGGCAGACCGCGGCCGCCCCGCTGCGGGTGGTCGCCAGCGGCCGCATCACCTTGCGCCCGCTCGAACTGACCCGGCTGACCGACGAACTCGTCATCTACCCCTCACTGTCCGAAGCACTGGCGCGCTGA
- a CDS encoding SpoIIE family protein phosphatase, whose protein sequence is MSVGEESGHRAVFPGTSRMAARMRDFGWASSPLGDPAGWPASLTTAVRICLTSRFPMIVWWGPELRFLYNDAYLPLLGTKHPALDKPGARVWDEIWHIIGPMLDSVMTTGEATWSEDLLLPMNRHGYWEETYWTYSYSPVHDDEGAVRGVFTAVTETTERVIGERRMATLRELGAQAGGVRTVGEACALVATVLGRAGADVPYAAVHVRGEDGELERIAVTDGGGGTGRPADWPLEEVLADGVPRTVSDAAVGELPSGGWSTPPTEAVVLPLLGDHGNAAIGVIVLAASAGRALDESYRTFLGLVAQQTAALINGAIAYRLQQQRAEELTALDAAKTTFFANISHEFRTPLTLILSPAAELRDALDEADERIREEVAVIHRNALRLGRLVNNLLDFSRIEAGRMQARFEPVDLAAFTAELASLFRAAAERAGLAFEVDCRPIGEPVHVDRGMWEKVVFNLLSNAVKFTFEGAIRMTAALDGEHAVVAVSDTGTGIDAAELPRLFERFHRIPSARARSNEGSGIGLALVRELIGMHGGTIDVESEPGAGTTFRIRLPLGTRHLPADQLAAEQMVAGIATETAEPYVQEALRWLPDADRSATPAPAAATGARVLIADDNADMRDYLVRLLRDDYAVTSVRDGVEAFEAASAEPPELIISDVMMPRLDGLGLLAELRGDPRTAAVPVLLLSARAGQEAAVDGLAAGADDYLVKPFSARELLARVRTTIQLARLRSQHARWRAALIESLQEGFFVSDAEGRIVEINAAFTEVLGAGPEGLPYREPFPWWPDPDADPEAHRQVAEAFAGVRDSPAGSFVAPLRHSDGHRVWAAIAYNALHDDEGRRRLVGTVRDVTAERYAVQRENALAAMNQRLTGVSGVPEVLRVALELVRELWSAERVLTVTWPRDGVPELTSTDPRDHGWTGLAAPLRETLDRLRSLPALHTTAVDGGAGTSVDHPGGRLTLWVEPARGRILGTEDRTLLALLAGTLAHALRRAHRDDRQREVAIALQRSILGPARLPDGFAVRYEPATPPLEVGGDWYDVIALGGDRIGIVVGDCVGRGLTAAAVMGQLRSACRALLLEANGPAHTLNTLDRFADRLPGALCTTVFCGVLDPATGALTYSSAGHPPATLVHGDGSSEFLDAGGSVPLAVRVEAERPEATAVVPVGSLLMLYTDGLVERRRESLDDGITRATEVAHDVREADLTDLAATLMGRLRPDDGYEDDVALLLYRRSVPPLTLDFEAHPDSLASTRTWLRAWLATTELETELAQDVLVAAGEACANAAEHAYPGATGGIAHLTARFTGSHLVVVVTDDGRWKQPPPDNQVLRGRGMPMMEALADAVTVRHDSEGTTVTLEWRIGS, encoded by the coding sequence ATGAGCGTCGGTGAAGAATCCGGCCACCGCGCCGTGTTTCCCGGGACCAGCCGGATGGCCGCCCGGATGCGGGACTTCGGCTGGGCCTCCTCCCCGCTGGGCGACCCGGCGGGCTGGCCGGCGAGCCTGACGACGGCGGTCCGCATCTGCCTCACCTCGCGCTTCCCCATGATCGTCTGGTGGGGACCGGAGCTGCGGTTCCTCTACAACGACGCCTACCTGCCGCTGCTCGGCACCAAGCACCCCGCGCTCGACAAGCCCGGCGCGCGGGTCTGGGACGAGATCTGGCACATCATCGGCCCGATGCTCGACAGCGTGATGACCACCGGCGAGGCGACCTGGTCCGAAGACCTGCTGCTGCCGATGAACCGGCACGGCTACTGGGAAGAGACGTACTGGACGTACTCCTACAGCCCGGTGCACGACGACGAGGGCGCGGTCCGCGGGGTCTTCACCGCGGTCACCGAGACGACCGAGCGCGTGATCGGCGAGCGCCGGATGGCGACGCTGCGCGAGCTGGGCGCCCAGGCCGGGGGCGTCCGCACCGTCGGTGAGGCCTGCGCGCTGGTCGCCACCGTGCTGGGGCGGGCCGGCGCCGACGTCCCGTACGCCGCCGTTCACGTCCGCGGCGAAGACGGCGAGCTCGAGCGGATCGCGGTCACCGACGGCGGTGGGGGAACGGGCCGTCCGGCCGACTGGCCGCTCGAGGAAGTGCTCGCCGACGGGGTGCCGCGGACGGTGTCGGACGCGGCAGTCGGCGAGCTGCCGTCCGGCGGCTGGTCCACGCCGCCGACCGAGGCCGTGGTGCTGCCGCTGCTGGGCGACCACGGGAACGCCGCGATCGGGGTGATCGTGCTCGCGGCGAGCGCCGGGCGCGCGCTCGACGAGTCCTACCGGACGTTCCTGGGCCTGGTCGCCCAGCAGACGGCGGCCCTGATCAACGGCGCGATCGCCTACCGGCTGCAGCAGCAGCGGGCCGAGGAGCTGACCGCGCTGGACGCGGCGAAGACGACGTTCTTCGCCAACATCAGCCACGAGTTCCGCACCCCGCTCACGCTGATCCTGAGCCCGGCCGCCGAACTGCGGGACGCGCTGGACGAAGCCGACGAGCGGATCCGCGAAGAGGTGGCCGTCATCCACCGCAACGCGCTGCGGCTGGGCCGGCTGGTGAACAACCTGCTCGACTTCTCCCGGATCGAGGCCGGCCGGATGCAGGCCCGGTTCGAGCCGGTGGACCTGGCGGCGTTCACCGCGGAGCTGGCGAGCCTCTTCCGCGCCGCGGCCGAACGGGCGGGGCTCGCGTTCGAAGTGGACTGCCGCCCGATCGGCGAGCCGGTGCACGTCGACCGCGGGATGTGGGAGAAGGTCGTCTTCAACCTGCTGTCCAACGCGGTCAAGTTCACCTTCGAGGGCGCGATCCGCATGACGGCCGCCCTCGACGGCGAGCACGCCGTGGTCGCCGTGTCCGACACCGGGACCGGCATCGACGCCGCCGAGCTGCCGCGCCTGTTCGAGCGGTTCCACCGGATCCCGTCGGCGCGGGCCCGCTCGAACGAGGGCAGCGGGATCGGCTTGGCGCTGGTGCGCGAGCTGATCGGCATGCACGGCGGCACCATCGACGTCGAGAGCGAGCCCGGCGCCGGGACGACGTTCCGGATCCGGCTGCCGCTGGGCACCCGGCACCTGCCTGCCGACCAGCTCGCCGCGGAACAGATGGTGGCCGGTATCGCCACCGAGACCGCGGAACCGTACGTGCAGGAAGCGCTGCGGTGGCTGCCCGACGCGGACCGGAGCGCGACGCCCGCGCCGGCCGCGGCGACCGGCGCCCGCGTGCTGATCGCCGACGACAACGCCGACATGCGCGACTACCTCGTGCGGCTGCTGCGGGACGACTACGCGGTCACGTCCGTGCGGGACGGCGTCGAGGCGTTCGAAGCCGCGTCCGCCGAGCCGCCCGAGCTGATCATCAGCGACGTGATGATGCCCCGGCTGGACGGCCTCGGCCTGCTCGCCGAGCTGCGGGGCGATCCGCGCACCGCCGCCGTGCCGGTGCTGCTGCTCTCGGCGAGGGCCGGGCAGGAGGCCGCCGTCGACGGGCTGGCCGCCGGGGCCGACGACTACCTCGTGAAGCCGTTCTCGGCGCGGGAGCTGCTCGCCCGCGTCCGCACGACCATCCAGCTGGCGCGGCTGCGGTCGCAGCACGCCCGGTGGCGCGCGGCGCTGATCGAGTCCCTGCAGGAGGGTTTCTTCGTCAGCGACGCCGAGGGGCGGATCGTCGAGATCAACGCGGCGTTCACCGAAGTGCTGGGCGCCGGCCCGGAGGGACTGCCCTACCGCGAGCCGTTCCCGTGGTGGCCGGACCCCGACGCCGATCCCGAAGCCCACCGCCAGGTCGCCGAAGCCTTCGCCGGGGTCCGGGACTCGCCGGCGGGCAGCTTCGTCGCGCCGCTGCGGCACAGCGACGGGCACCGGGTGTGGGCCGCGATCGCCTACAACGCGCTGCACGACGACGAGGGCCGACGCCGGCTCGTCGGCACGGTCCGGGACGTCACGGCCGAGCGCTACGCCGTGCAGCGCGAGAACGCGCTCGCCGCGATGAACCAGCGCCTCACCGGGGTCAGCGGGGTGCCGGAGGTGCTCCGCGTCGCGCTCGAGCTGGTGCGCGAGCTGTGGTCGGCCGAGCGAGTCCTCACGGTGACCTGGCCGCGGGACGGCGTCCCGGAGCTCACCTCGACCGACCCCCGCGACCACGGCTGGACCGGTCTCGCCGCGCCGCTGCGCGAGACGCTCGACCGGCTCCGCTCGCTCCCGGCGCTGCACACGACGGCGGTGGACGGCGGGGCCGGCACCTCCGTCGACCACCCCGGCGGCCGGCTGACGCTCTGGGTCGAGCCCGCGCGGGGCCGCATCCTCGGCACCGAAGACCGGACGCTGCTGGCGCTGCTGGCCGGGACGCTCGCGCACGCCCTGCGCCGCGCGCACCGCGACGACCGGCAGCGGGAGGTCGCGATCGCGCTGCAGCGCTCGATCCTCGGCCCGGCCCGGCTCCCCGACGGCTTCGCGGTGCGCTACGAGCCGGCGACCCCGCCCCTGGAGGTCGGCGGCGACTGGTACGACGTCATCGCGCTGGGCGGCGACCGGATCGGCATCGTCGTCGGCGACTGCGTCGGCCGGGGACTCACGGCGGCCGCGGTGATGGGGCAGTTGCGCAGCGCCTGCCGGGCGCTGCTGCTGGAGGCCAACGGCCCGGCGCACACCCTGAACACCCTCGACCGCTTCGCCGACCGGCTGCCGGGTGCCTTGTGCACCACCGTTTTCTGCGGGGTCCTCGACCCGGCCACCGGCGCGCTGACCTACAGCAGCGCCGGGCACCCGCCCGCGACCCTCGTGCACGGCGACGGCTCGTCGGAGTTCCTCGACGCGGGTGGCAGCGTGCCGCTCGCCGTGCGCGTCGAGGCGGAGCGGCCGGAAGCGACCGCGGTCGTCCCGGTCGGCTCGCTGCTGATGCTCTACACCGACGGGCTCGTCGAACGCCGCCGCGAATCCCTCGACGACGGCATCACCCGGGCCACCGAAGTGGCCCACGACGTGCGAGAGGCCGACTTGACCGACCTCGCGGCCACCCTGATGGGCCGGCTCCGGCCCGACGACGGCTACGAAGACGACGTCGCCCTGCTGCTCTACCGCCGGTCGGTGCCCCCGCTGACGCTCGACTTCGAGGCGCACCCGGACAGCCTCGCCTCGACCCGCACCTGGCTGCGCGCGTGGCTCGCCACCACGGAGCTGGAGACCGAACTCGCCCAGGACGTCCTCGTCGCGGCGGGCGAGGCGTGCGCCAACGCCGCCGAGCACGCCTACCCCGGCGCGACGGGCGGCATCGCGCACCTCACCGCCCGCTTCACCGGCTCCCACCTGGTCGTCGTGGTCACCGACGACGGCCGCTGGAAGCAGCCACCACCGGACAACCAGGTGCTGCGCGGCCGCGGCATGCCGATGATGGAAGCACTGGCCGACGCGGTCACCGTCCGGCACGATTCCGAAGGCACCACCGTCACGCTGGAATGGAGAATCGGTTCGTGA
- a CDS encoding PP2C family protein-serine/threonine phosphatase → MSRSLDAHDRLQQLETIIGAPAAHLALAEVITETLQRLREVLAVDTATVLRYQPSGRQLVAFAAAGIEEEVHQGVRVPVGQGFAGRVALERVPVLLDHIDETTVVNSLLWERGLQSMLGVPMLAGSELVGVLHVGSVGQRQFGEPEVAMMQLLADRLATAIQVEAREENRSATMALQRSLLPSTLPEVPGLAFGARYVPGAETGLGGDWYDLFTLPGDRIGVVMGDVSGHGLDAAVIMGRLRSALRAYALDCESPAEVLAKLDRKANHFEHGAMATVAYGIIGPGREAVTLSLAGHLPPVLAVPGEPGRLVDVPPDPPIGLTIGEPERRTAVIGLPPGSVLAFYTDGLVERRDRPVDTGMRVLADTVRAGEPERLCAQVMAVLIGGQAAQDDVALLAIQRVAVPAG, encoded by the coding sequence ATGTCGCGAAGTCTCGACGCCCACGATCGGCTGCAGCAGCTGGAGACGATCATCGGCGCTCCGGCCGCCCACCTCGCGCTGGCCGAGGTGATCACCGAGACGTTGCAGCGCTTGCGCGAGGTCCTGGCCGTCGACACGGCGACCGTGCTGCGCTACCAGCCCAGCGGCCGTCAGCTCGTGGCGTTCGCGGCGGCCGGCATCGAAGAGGAGGTCCACCAGGGTGTGCGTGTGCCGGTGGGGCAGGGGTTCGCCGGCCGGGTCGCGCTCGAGCGGGTCCCGGTGCTCCTCGACCACATCGACGAAACCACCGTCGTGAACTCCCTGCTGTGGGAACGGGGACTGCAGTCGATGCTCGGCGTGCCCATGCTCGCCGGCAGCGAGCTCGTCGGGGTGCTGCACGTCGGATCGGTCGGGCAACGGCAGTTCGGCGAGCCCGAAGTGGCCATGATGCAGCTGCTCGCCGACCGCCTCGCGACGGCGATCCAGGTGGAAGCCCGGGAAGAGAACCGCAGCGCGACCATGGCGCTGCAGCGCAGCCTGCTGCCGAGCACCCTGCCCGAGGTGCCGGGCCTCGCCTTCGGCGCCCGGTACGTCCCCGGCGCGGAAACCGGCCTCGGCGGCGACTGGTACGACCTGTTCACCCTCCCGGGCGACCGGATCGGCGTCGTGATGGGTGACGTCTCGGGCCACGGCCTCGACGCGGCCGTGATCATGGGACGGCTGCGCAGCGCCCTGCGCGCCTACGCCCTCGACTGCGAGAGCCCGGCCGAGGTGCTCGCCAAGCTCGACCGCAAGGCCAACCACTTCGAGCACGGGGCGATGGCCACGGTGGCCTACGGGATCATCGGCCCCGGCCGCGAAGCCGTGACGCTGTCGCTGGCCGGGCACCTGCCCCCGGTGCTGGCCGTACCGGGTGAACCGGGCCGGCTGGTGGACGTGCCGCCAGACCCCCCGATCGGGCTGACGATCGGCGAGCCCGAACGGCGGACAGCCGTGATCGGCCTGCCGCCGGGCAGCGTGCTGGCGTTCTACACCGACGGGTTGGTGGAACGCCGGGACCGGCCGGTGGACACCGGCATGCGGGTGCTGGCGGACACCGTGCGGGCCGGGGAGCCCGAGCGGCTCTGCGCGCAGGTCATGGCCGTGCTGATCGGCGGCCAGGCGGCCCAGGACGACGTCGCCCTGCTGGCCATCCAGCGCGTGGCCGTCCCGGCCGGCTGA
- a CDS encoding PP2C family protein-serine/threonine phosphatase codes for MPSGARSEAVLEAVRRAFVGGSPAATGIRPLCPAEARAVLGGRAAVAVTDRAVLADLLPGEEITRAIAVADGDHGTVVYTTERVGDLPALVAAAVEAATADLAATVRRLRGEAVVLDALHSTGRELTAQLDIDRIVQDATDAATKATGAGFGAFFYNLVDEFGESYTLYTISGVPREKFTRFPMPRNTEVFAPTFDGAGTVRSPDITKDARFGKNAPYHGMPAGHLPVCSYLAVPALSPTTGEVLGGFFFGHPEPDRFTARHEYLAEGIAAYAAIALDNARLYERERTLATELSRSMLPVAPPTPGLDVFTRYLPAVTGTKVGGDWFDVIRLPSGGTAFVIGDVVGHGITAATVMGQVRTAIRCYARLELPPSEVLRHVSDLTAGLFGESFVTCFYAVHRPADGTLTYANAGHLPAILIRPGEPPEQIGEALAQPLGVGSAFPQRSTGFPPGADLVLYTDGLVESRTRDLTLGIEWLLAGIPALLAAADLQTAWDKLVQELTRGRHDDDIAVVHVRHRGEDTP; via the coding sequence ATGCCGTCCGGTGCGCGGTCCGAAGCCGTGCTGGAAGCCGTGCGCCGCGCGTTCGTCGGCGGCTCCCCGGCCGCCACCGGGATCCGGCCGCTCTGCCCCGCCGAAGCGCGCGCGGTGCTGGGCGGCCGGGCCGCGGTGGCCGTGACCGACCGCGCGGTGCTGGCGGATCTGCTGCCCGGCGAAGAGATCACGCGGGCGATCGCCGTCGCCGACGGCGACCACGGCACAGTGGTCTATACCACCGAGCGCGTCGGGGACCTGCCCGCGCTCGTCGCCGCCGCCGTCGAAGCCGCCACCGCGGACCTGGCCGCCACCGTCCGGCGGCTGCGGGGTGAAGCCGTGGTGCTCGACGCGCTGCACTCCACCGGCCGCGAGCTCACCGCCCAGCTCGACATCGACCGCATCGTGCAGGACGCGACCGACGCCGCCACGAAGGCGACCGGAGCCGGCTTCGGCGCGTTCTTCTACAACCTGGTCGACGAGTTCGGCGAGTCCTACACGCTGTACACGATTTCGGGCGTGCCGCGGGAGAAGTTCACGCGCTTCCCGATGCCGCGCAACACCGAAGTCTTCGCGCCGACGTTCGACGGCGCCGGCACCGTGCGCAGCCCCGACATCACGAAGGACGCGCGGTTCGGGAAGAACGCGCCGTACCACGGGATGCCGGCGGGGCACCTGCCCGTGTGCAGCTACCTGGCGGTTCCGGCGCTCAGCCCGACCACCGGCGAGGTGCTGGGCGGGTTCTTCTTCGGCCACCCCGAACCGGACCGGTTCACCGCCCGGCACGAGTACCTCGCCGAAGGCATCGCCGCGTACGCGGCCATCGCGCTCGACAACGCCCGCCTCTACGAACGCGAGCGCACGCTGGCCACCGAGCTGTCCCGCAGCATGCTGCCGGTCGCCCCGCCCACGCCGGGACTCGACGTGTTCACCCGCTACCTGCCGGCGGTCACCGGCACCAAGGTGGGCGGCGACTGGTTCGACGTGATCCGGCTGCCCTCCGGCGGGACGGCGTTCGTCATCGGCGACGTCGTCGGCCACGGCATCACGGCCGCGACGGTGATGGGCCAGGTCCGGACCGCGATCCGCTGCTACGCCCGGCTCGAGCTGCCGCCGTCGGAGGTCCTGCGCCACGTCTCCGACCTCACCGCCGGGCTGTTCGGCGAGAGCTTCGTGACTTGTTTCTACGCGGTCCACCGGCCGGCCGACGGCACGCTGACCTACGCGAACGCCGGCCACCTGCCCGCGATCCTGATCCGCCCGGGCGAGCCGCCCGAGCAGATCGGCGAGGCACTGGCGCAGCCGCTCGGCGTCGGGTCGGCCTTCCCCCAGCGCTCCACCGGGTTCCCGCCCGGCGCGGATCTGGTGCTCTACACCGACGGCCTCGTCGAGAGCCGCACCCGCGACCTCACGCTCGGCATCGAATGGCTGCTGGCGGGTATCCCCGCCCTGCTGGCCGCGGCCGACCTCCAAACGGCGTGGGACAAGCTCGTCCAGGAACTGACGCGCGGACGGCACGACGACGACATCGCGGTCGTCCACGTGCGCCACCGCGGAGAGGACACCCCGTGA